The proteins below are encoded in one region of Belonocnema kinseyi isolate 2016_QV_RU_SX_M_011 chromosome 1, B_treatae_v1, whole genome shotgun sequence:
- the LOC117178898 gene encoding cytochrome b5-related protein-like yields the protein MKVERIECEIRQLELFINVLIFRKDLDWGLLALDAVRGRKVVDDSLFLSLTSFGSHTLHHLLPTIDNAYLPLCKDAYRETCEEFGLNLDDSMTQWEHVKGQFHQLVRLESKYNSR from the exons ATGAAAGTGGAGAGGATAGAG TGTGAAATCCGCCAGCTAGAACTGttcataaatgttttaattttcaggaaagactTGGACTGGGGTTTGTTGGCTTTGGATGCTGTACGTGGACGAAAGGTAGTGGACGACTCCCTATTTTTGTCTCTAACAAGTTTTGGATCTCACACCCTGCATCATTTGTTGCCAACAATTGATAACGCTTATCTGCCTCTCTGCAAGGATGCTTATCGTGAAACTTGCGAGGAGTTCGGTTTGAATCTTGATGACAGTATGACTCAGTGGGAACATGTCAAGGGTCAATTTCATCAACTGGTTCGACTAGAATCCAAATATAATTCTAgataa